The Leifsonia williamsii genome includes a region encoding these proteins:
- a CDS encoding heparan-alpha-glucosaminide N-acetyltransferase domain-containing protein, translating into MQLTASGARLAGLDLARFLAIAGMIVAHTVPYDQQGPVAGWLVTGNASTLFAVVSGFSVALASRRYLEAGEAWAARAALLARGGCVVAVGLVLAVLQQQAVIVLVYLGVAMWLAVPLLTARRWIVLSVCAVLALVVPVLNWWLRDDLQTISELWSPGFLDLGDPLKLVRAVLLTGTYPALTWLVYLLVGMLLGRAAIASVAAGRATRFAGTLAGAGAVTAFVAAVLSTAALTLLPAAADPGEAQEYGGPTGDATGILLGLPHSGTVLDLLRGLGVSAAVVGLCLLLLALLPRAASLLRPFIAAGAAPLSAYVLHILTLAVIAALASTLPLGDEPWWVAGWGAALLNIAIVSALGALLAVFRVRGPFEIAVSRAAAAAGRSATQARADRARSGG; encoded by the coding sequence GTGCAACTGACGGCATCCGGCGCCCGGCTCGCGGGCCTCGACCTGGCGCGGTTCCTCGCGATCGCCGGGATGATCGTCGCCCACACGGTTCCCTACGACCAGCAGGGACCGGTGGCCGGCTGGCTCGTGACCGGCAACGCGTCGACCCTGTTCGCCGTGGTGAGCGGGTTCAGCGTGGCTCTTGCCTCCCGGCGGTACCTGGAGGCCGGGGAGGCGTGGGCGGCCCGCGCGGCCCTCCTCGCGCGGGGCGGCTGCGTCGTCGCCGTCGGTCTCGTGCTCGCGGTGCTGCAGCAGCAGGCCGTGATCGTGCTCGTCTACCTGGGTGTCGCGATGTGGCTGGCCGTGCCGCTGCTGACCGCCCGGCGCTGGATCGTCCTCAGCGTGTGCGCGGTGCTCGCGCTCGTCGTGCCGGTGCTGAACTGGTGGCTGCGCGACGACCTGCAGACCATCTCGGAGCTGTGGTCCCCCGGCTTCCTCGACCTCGGCGACCCGCTGAAGCTCGTGCGGGCCGTGCTGCTGACCGGCACGTACCCGGCGCTGACGTGGCTGGTGTACCTCCTCGTCGGGATGCTGCTCGGACGGGCGGCGATCGCCTCCGTCGCCGCGGGCCGCGCGACGCGTTTCGCCGGCACGCTGGCGGGGGCCGGCGCTGTGACCGCTTTCGTCGCCGCCGTCCTCTCGACGGCCGCCCTCACGCTGCTCCCGGCCGCGGCCGACCCGGGTGAGGCCCAGGAGTATGGCGGCCCGACCGGGGACGCGACCGGCATCCTGCTCGGCCTCCCGCACTCCGGCACGGTCCTCGACCTGCTGCGCGGCCTCGGCGTCAGCGCGGCCGTCGTCGGACTATGCCTGCTGCTGCTCGCCCTCCTGCCGCGGGCGGCCTCCCTGCTGCGGCCCTTCATCGCGGCCGGGGCGGCGCCGCTCAGCGCCTATGTGCTGCACATCCTGACCCTCGCCGTGATCGCGGCGCTCGCCTCCACCCTCCCGCTCGGCGATGAGCCCTGGTGGGTGGCGGGATGGGGTGCCGCGCTCCTGAACATCGCCATCGTCAGCGCGCTGGGGGCCCTGCTCGCCGTGTTCCGCGTGCGCGGGCCGTTCGAGATCGCGGTGAGCCGGGCGGCCGCGGCGGCGGGGCGCTCTGCGACGCAGGCGCGCGCGGATCGGGCGCGCTCGGGAGGTTGA
- a CDS encoding ArsR/SmtB family transcription factor, whose product MTTTELLPLRDLQACCAPITREVISEENAVSVAKAMKALADPARLRLLSMVAAHDDGEACVCDLTEPLGLSQPTVSHHLKILVGGGYLTRSKRGTWAYYRIVPGSLDAVASFLAGV is encoded by the coding sequence ATGACGACCACCGAGCTGCTGCCGCTGCGCGATCTGCAGGCGTGCTGCGCGCCCATCACGCGCGAGGTGATCAGCGAGGAGAACGCGGTCTCGGTCGCGAAGGCGATGAAGGCGCTCGCCGATCCCGCGCGCCTGCGGCTGCTGTCGATGGTTGCCGCACACGACGACGGCGAGGCCTGTGTGTGCGATCTCACGGAGCCGCTCGGGCTGTCGCAGCCGACGGTGTCGCACCACCTCAAGATCCTCGTCGGGGGCGGCTACCTGACCCGGTCCAAGCGGGGCACATGGGCGTACTACCGCATCGTCCCCGGCTCGCTCGACGCGGTCGCCTCGTTCCTCGCGGGGGTGTGA
- a CDS encoding arsenate reductase ArsC yields MTTPSRPAVLFVCVHNAGRSQMAAGYLRELAGDRVDVLSAGSEPADRLNPVAVEAMAEEGIDITANTPAILTTEAVRESDVVITMGCGDTCPIFPGKRYEDWELTDPAGLPLDQVRPIRDDIRRRVEALVAELTPAD; encoded by the coding sequence ATGACCACCCCCTCCCGCCCCGCCGTCCTGTTCGTCTGCGTGCACAACGCCGGCCGATCGCAGATGGCCGCCGGCTACCTGCGCGAGCTCGCCGGCGACCGCGTCGACGTGCTCTCCGCCGGGTCCGAGCCCGCGGACCGCCTCAACCCCGTCGCGGTGGAGGCGATGGCAGAGGAGGGCATCGACATCACGGCGAACACGCCCGCGATCCTGACGACCGAGGCCGTGCGGGAGTCCGATGTCGTCATCACGATGGGCTGCGGCGACACCTGCCCGATCTTCCCGGGCAAGCGCTACGAGGACTGGGAGCTGACCGACCCGGCCGGACTCCCCCTCGACCAGGTCCGCCCGATCCGCGACGACATCCGCCGCCGGGTGGAGGCGCTGGTCGCGGAGCTGACGCCGGCCGACTGA
- a CDS encoding cation diffusion facilitator family transporter — translation MSAGVDGHGHSHEHGHAHAHEHGHEHSHEHGHDHPSGIRGFLHELFVPHSHDAADSIDDALEASNVGVRALVISLVILLGTTLLQLGVVLISGSVALLADTVHNFSDALTAIPLWVAFVLGRRAATSRYTFGFGRAEDLAGLFIIAVVALSAVVAAWQSIDRFVHPQPLHNLWWVVAAGVIGFAGNEAVAIYRIRVGRRIGSAALVADGVHARIDGFTSLAVVLGALGVMAGLPWADPVVGLLISAAILILLWGTVRSIGRRLMDGIEPELVHRLEHALAGTEGVLAVPRVQLRWIGHRLQGTATVVVAATGLAEAQDISAAARRHASGHLRNLDDLTVEVQAAQR, via the coding sequence GTGAGCGCGGGCGTTGACGGGCATGGTCACTCGCACGAGCACGGGCACGCGCACGCGCATGAGCACGGCCACGAGCACTCCCACGAGCACGGCCACGACCATCCCTCCGGCATCCGCGGATTCCTCCACGAGCTCTTCGTCCCGCACTCGCACGACGCGGCCGACTCCATCGACGATGCCCTGGAGGCGAGCAATGTCGGCGTGCGTGCGCTCGTCATCAGCCTGGTCATCCTGCTCGGCACGACCCTGCTTCAGCTCGGTGTGGTGCTGATCAGCGGTTCGGTCGCGCTGCTGGCGGACACGGTCCACAACTTCTCGGACGCGCTGACCGCCATCCCGCTCTGGGTCGCCTTCGTGCTGGGGCGCCGCGCCGCGACCAGCCGGTACACGTTCGGGTTCGGTCGCGCGGAGGATCTGGCCGGGCTGTTCATCATCGCGGTCGTCGCGCTGTCGGCCGTCGTGGCGGCGTGGCAGTCGATCGACCGCTTCGTGCACCCGCAGCCGCTGCACAACCTGTGGTGGGTGGTCGCGGCGGGTGTGATCGGCTTCGCGGGCAACGAGGCGGTCGCGATCTACCGGATCCGGGTGGGCCGGCGGATCGGGTCCGCCGCGCTCGTCGCCGACGGTGTGCACGCCCGGATCGACGGCTTCACGTCGCTGGCCGTGGTTCTCGGCGCGCTCGGCGTGATGGCAGGGCTGCCGTGGGCGGACCCGGTCGTCGGCCTGCTGATCTCGGCCGCCATCCTGATCCTGCTCTGGGGCACCGTCCGCAGCATCGGCCGTCGCCTGATGGACGGCATCGAGCCGGAGCTGGTGCACCGGCTGGAGCACGCGCTCGCAGGCACGGAGGGCGTGCTCGCGGTGCCACGGGTCCAGTTGCGCTGGATCGGACACCGCCTGCAGGGGACGGCGACCGTCGTCGTCGCGGCGACCGGATTGGCCGAGGCGCAGGACATCTCAGCGGCGGCCCGCCGGCACGCCTCCGGTCACCTCCGCAACCTGGACGACCTGACGGTGGAGGTGCAGGCGGCGCAGCGCTGA
- a CDS encoding ArsR/SmtB family transcription factor, with protein MDADKPICGRLPDSQFVEQAVEVFGMLADATRVRIILALRDAGELSVNHLADILDKPSAAVSQHLAKLRLARIVATRQQGQRVFYRLENEHASRLVSDAILQAEHSLGGTPRHHHAEAALQDEAVAGGEAR; from the coding sequence ATGGATGCAGATAAGCCGATATGCGGGAGGCTGCCCGACAGCCAGTTCGTCGAGCAGGCCGTCGAGGTGTTCGGCATGCTCGCCGATGCCACGCGAGTGCGGATCATCCTCGCCCTGCGCGACGCCGGCGAGCTCTCGGTCAATCACCTCGCCGACATCCTCGACAAGCCGTCGGCCGCGGTCTCGCAGCACCTCGCGAAGCTCCGGCTGGCGCGGATCGTCGCGACGCGCCAGCAGGGGCAGCGGGTGTTCTACCGGCTCGAGAACGAGCATGCGAGCCGGCTGGTGTCCGACGCCATCCTGCAGGCGGAGCACTCGCTGGGTGGAACCCCGCGGCACCACCACGCGGAGGCGGCGCTTCAGGACGAGGCGGTCGCCGGCGGGGAGGCACGGTGA
- a CDS encoding flagellar hook protein FlgE, whose protein sequence is MLRSLYSGISGLRSHQTMLDVTGNNIANVNTTAFKSSAVQFQDTLSQLVQGAGAAQAETGGTNPAQIGLGVLVAGISTNFTQGAAQATGRPTDMMINGDGFFVANVGGENVYTRAGSFDPDSLGRLVGPGGAILQGWNAVNGTIQQGGALTDVTIPLKSVAPASATTGANVTGNLPSDAADGTQLVRDISVFDANGTESKLTLTFTKAGNAWNVVGTGPNGATANGTVTFNNGVLTGGGTLAIGPVTVDLSKVSGFSGLTTVAFGTQNGRAAGTLESFTLSKDGTIIGLYSNGDKQAVARIALATFVNPGGLEKAGGSTYRATVNSGAAQIGGPGEDGLGNLQGGSLEMSNVDLSQEFTNLIVAQRGFQANARIITTSDEVLQELTNLKR, encoded by the coding sequence ATGCTCCGCTCGCTCTACTCCGGCATCTCCGGACTCCGCTCGCACCAGACCATGCTCGACGTCACCGGCAACAACATCGCCAACGTCAACACGACCGCGTTCAAGTCCTCGGCCGTGCAGTTCCAGGACACCCTCTCGCAGCTCGTGCAGGGCGCCGGCGCCGCGCAGGCGGAGACGGGAGGCACGAACCCGGCCCAGATCGGCCTCGGCGTGCTGGTGGCCGGCATCTCCACCAACTTCACGCAGGGCGCCGCGCAGGCGACCGGCCGCCCCACCGACATGATGATCAACGGCGACGGCTTCTTCGTCGCGAACGTCGGCGGCGAGAACGTCTACACCCGCGCCGGATCGTTCGACCCGGACTCGCTCGGCCGCCTGGTCGGCCCCGGCGGCGCGATCCTGCAGGGCTGGAACGCGGTCAACGGCACCATCCAGCAGGGCGGCGCGCTGACCGATGTCACCATCCCGCTCAAGTCGGTCGCCCCGGCGTCCGCGACCACCGGCGCCAACGTGACCGGCAACCTCCCCTCGGACGCCGCTGACGGCACGCAGCTCGTGCGCGACATCTCGGTCTTCGACGCGAACGGCACCGAGAGCAAGCTCACCCTGACCTTCACCAAGGCCGGTAACGCGTGGAACGTGGTCGGCACGGGCCCGAACGGCGCCACCGCGAACGGAACGGTCACCTTCAACAACGGCGTCCTGACGGGCGGCGGCACCCTCGCCATCGGCCCCGTCACGGTCGACCTGTCGAAGGTCTCCGGCTTCTCGGGCCTCACGACGGTCGCCTTCGGCACCCAGAACGGCCGCGCGGCCGGAACGCTGGAGTCCTTCACCCTCTCGAAGGACGGCACGATCATCGGCCTCTACTCCAACGGCGACAAGCAGGCCGTCGCCCGTATCGCGCTGGCCACCTTCGTGAACCCGGGCGGCCTCGAGAAGGCCGGCGGCTCGACCTACCGGGCGACCGTCAACTCGGGCGCGGCGCAGATCGGCGGGCCGGGCGAGGACGGCCTCGGCAACCTCCAGGGCGGCTCCCTCGAGATGTCGAACGTCGACCTCTCGCAGGAGTTCACCAACCTGATCGTGGCGCAGCGCGGCTTCCAGGCCAACGCGCGCATCATCACGACGTCGGACGAGGTGCTGCAGGAGCTGACGAACCTGAAGCGGTAG
- a CDS encoding flagellar hook capping FlgD N-terminal domain-containing protein has protein sequence MVDAVTGTDKVGATGIYTTQPTRVPKQTLDSEAFMQLLVTQLRNQDPSSPMDTNQMISQTTQLAVMEKLTNMDTTSQEAFALQMRSAAAALIGHTVSYLDANGDTQTGVASSVSYAGAVPIVTVGDKKINLDAILGVVPAAQTPPTPDTPDTPSSPDTPSTSDTPAASSATA, from the coding sequence ATGGTCGACGCCGTCACCGGGACCGACAAGGTCGGGGCCACCGGGATCTACACCACGCAGCCCACCCGCGTGCCCAAGCAGACCCTCGACAGCGAGGCGTTCATGCAGCTGCTCGTGACCCAGCTGCGCAACCAGGACCCGAGCTCGCCGATGGACACCAACCAGATGATCTCGCAGACCACCCAGCTGGCCGTGATGGAGAAGCTCACCAACATGGACACCACCAGCCAGGAGGCCTTCGCGCTGCAGATGCGCTCGGCCGCCGCCGCGCTGATCGGCCACACCGTCAGCTACCTCGACGCCAACGGGGACACGCAGACCGGCGTCGCGTCGTCCGTGTCGTACGCGGGCGCGGTGCCCATCGTCACCGTCGGGGACAAGAAGATCAACCTCGACGCCATCCTCGGCGTGGTGCCGGCGGCCCAGACGCCGCCGACGCCGGACACGCCGGACACACCATCTTCGCCGGACACGCCGTCGACCTCCGACACCCCGGCCGCGTCCTCCGCGACCGCCTGA
- a CDS encoding flagellar hook-length control protein FliK, protein MPLSASTDDAAPVGPRAEPSPTVAQPAAAPVAPGPAVAPQPPAATAPVAPTLPAAPAAAPSQTAHPTLDTQLARPVFTLATAGRGEHVMTVHVTPDTLGPVTVRAHVGAEGVRVELFAPTDAGRDALRAILPDLRRDFSGSGLSGSLDLSSQNQPGPQQDAQERRAFGFDAPTDPQGDAPRGREQRAATASLVPVPGAAGHSIDLIV, encoded by the coding sequence ATGCCGCTCTCGGCATCCACTGACGACGCGGCCCCGGTCGGCCCTCGCGCCGAGCCGTCGCCGACCGTCGCTCAGCCCGCGGCGGCGCCGGTAGCGCCCGGCCCGGCGGTCGCACCGCAGCCTCCCGCGGCGACCGCACCCGTTGCTCCCACCCTTCCTGCCGCACCGGCCGCCGCCCCGTCGCAGACGGCCCACCCGACGCTCGACACGCAGCTCGCGCGACCGGTGTTCACGCTGGCCACGGCGGGTCGTGGCGAGCACGTCATGACCGTGCACGTCACGCCCGACACGCTGGGGCCGGTGACCGTCCGAGCCCACGTCGGCGCGGAGGGTGTGCGCGTCGAGCTGTTCGCGCCCACGGATGCGGGGCGGGACGCTCTGCGCGCGATCCTTCCCGACCTCCGCCGCGACTTCAGCGGCAGCGGCCTCAGCGGCTCGCTCGACCTGTCGTCGCAGAACCAGCCGGGCCCGCAGCAGGACGCGCAGGAGCGGCGCGCTTTCGGCTTCGACGCTCCCACCGACCCGCAGGGGGACGCTCCCCGCGGGCGTGAGCAGCGCGCGGCCACGGCCTCCCTCGTCCCCGTGCCCGGCGCCGCCGGCCACTCCATCGACCTGATCGTCTGA
- a CDS encoding C40 family peptidase has translation MTMTEAIGRIAQIQATIAQLDGATGATGAAGRAAAVSGASAGSASVGASAAASATDFADVLTQALGSSSVTGAGAAPSAGGVTGEDVVADAKKYLGVPYVFGGTTSAGIDCSGLVQRVYKDLGIDVPRLVSGQSTVGTEVPSIAQAQPGDLIVTNGGEHIVIYAGDGKVIHAPSEGRNVSLVDAWMDDSDIVTIRRLVPQAAAPAASATGTASVSTAQADALRSLFSSMLSGGSFSGVSL, from the coding sequence ATGACGATGACGGAGGCGATCGGGCGCATCGCGCAGATCCAGGCGACCATCGCGCAGCTCGACGGTGCGACCGGGGCGACGGGCGCTGCGGGGCGCGCGGCCGCGGTCTCTGGGGCGAGTGCGGGCTCGGCCTCGGTGGGTGCAAGTGCCGCGGCGTCGGCGACGGACTTCGCAGACGTGCTCACGCAGGCGCTGGGATCGTCGTCGGTCACCGGCGCGGGCGCCGCACCGTCGGCGGGCGGCGTCACCGGGGAGGATGTCGTCGCGGACGCCAAGAAGTACCTCGGCGTGCCGTACGTGTTCGGCGGCACGACCTCCGCCGGTATCGACTGCTCCGGCCTGGTGCAGCGTGTCTACAAGGACCTCGGCATCGACGTTCCGCGACTCGTCTCGGGCCAGTCGACCGTCGGCACGGAGGTGCCGTCGATCGCGCAGGCCCAGCCGGGCGACCTGATCGTGACGAACGGCGGCGAGCACATCGTGATCTACGCGGGCGACGGCAAGGTCATCCACGCACCCAGCGAGGGGCGGAACGTGAGCCTGGTGGATGCGTGGATGGACGACTCCGACATCGTGACCATCCGGCGGCTGGTACCGCAGGCGGCGGCGCCCGCAGCGTCCGCGACGGGCACCGCGTCCGTTTCGACCGCGCAGGCGGACGCGCTGCGGAGCCTGTTCTCGTCGATGCTCTCCGGCGGGTCGTTCTCGGGAGTCTCGCTGTGA
- a CDS encoding FliI/YscN family ATPase → MEAASRIPRWDGALRAAAVERVGRVTAVVGLGAEIEGVPAAIGDLVVIGERPGVHAEVVATTASTVRVMPYGRLTGVAAGDPVRAVRSPLLVPTGRGLLGRVIDALGRPVDGRGPIEPDGFVPLDNRAPDAMRRARILQPLGLGVRVLDTMTAVGRGQRLGLFAGSGVGKSSLLSMIARGTEADVSVIALVGERGREVREFLEDDLGPAGLARSIVVVATSDEPAVMRLRAAFAATRIAESFRDEGADVVLMMDSLTRVAMAQREIGLSAGEPPATRGYPPSTFSLLAQLLERAGTGERGSITGLYTVLVDGDDHNEPIADSARSILDGHVVLDRRLSVVGHFPSVDVLGSVSRLASRVTTPEQKAAATALRSILAAKVGAQDLLDVGAYKPGTNPKVDAAVAHEDAIDGFLRQGIGEPAPAAESWARLSALVGLLGVGRATGGV, encoded by the coding sequence ATGGAGGCCGCGTCGCGCATCCCCCGCTGGGACGGTGCCCTGCGCGCAGCCGCCGTCGAGCGCGTCGGCCGCGTGACGGCCGTCGTCGGGCTCGGCGCCGAGATCGAGGGCGTGCCGGCGGCGATCGGCGACCTCGTGGTCATCGGGGAGCGGCCGGGGGTCCACGCGGAGGTCGTGGCGACCACGGCCTCCACCGTCCGCGTCATGCCCTACGGCAGACTGACCGGCGTCGCGGCCGGAGACCCGGTGCGTGCCGTGCGCTCGCCGCTGCTGGTGCCGACCGGGCGCGGACTGCTCGGCCGCGTGATCGACGCGCTCGGGCGGCCGGTCGACGGCCGCGGCCCGATCGAGCCGGACGGGTTCGTGCCGCTCGACAACCGCGCGCCGGATGCCATGCGCCGCGCGCGCATCCTGCAGCCGCTCGGACTGGGCGTGCGTGTGCTCGACACGATGACGGCCGTCGGGCGGGGACAGCGCCTCGGCCTGTTCGCCGGGTCGGGCGTCGGCAAGTCGTCGCTGCTGTCGATGATCGCCCGCGGCACCGAGGCCGACGTCTCGGTGATCGCGCTGGTGGGGGAGCGCGGGCGCGAGGTGCGCGAGTTCCTCGAGGACGACCTCGGGCCTGCCGGTCTCGCGCGGTCGATCGTCGTCGTGGCCACCTCGGACGAGCCCGCCGTGATGCGCCTTCGTGCGGCCTTCGCGGCGACGAGGATCGCGGAGTCGTTCCGCGACGAGGGCGCGGACGTCGTGCTGATGATGGACTCGCTCACCCGCGTGGCCATGGCGCAGCGCGAGATCGGGCTCTCGGCGGGCGAGCCTCCCGCGACCCGCGGCTATCCGCCGTCGACGTTCTCGCTGCTGGCGCAGCTGCTGGAGCGCGCGGGCACGGGCGAGCGCGGCTCCATCACCGGTCTCTACACGGTGCTCGTGGACGGGGACGACCACAACGAGCCGATCGCCGACTCCGCGCGCAGCATCCTGGACGGGCACGTGGTGCTCGATCGGCGGCTCTCCGTGGTCGGGCACTTCCCGTCCGTCGACGTGCTCGGCTCGGTGTCGCGGCTCGCGTCGCGGGTGACCACGCCGGAGCAGAAGGCGGCGGCGACCGCGCTGCGCAGCATCCTCGCCGCCAAGGTCGGCGCGCAGGACCTGCTCGACGTCGGCGCGTACAAGCCGGGGACGAACCCCAAGGTGGACGCGGCGGTGGCCCACGAGGACGCCATCGACGGGTTCCTGCGGCAGGGCATCGGCGAGCCGGCCCCGGCCGCCGAGTCGTGGGCGCGGCTGAGCGCCCTGGTCGGGCTGCTCGGCGTCGGCCGGGCGACGGGAGGGGTCTGA
- a CDS encoding FliH/SctL family protein, translated as MSNDVVFSPLTVPVLAETEQEHAALEAARARGFAAGYAEGLRVAADEQAAWLARAEERRAREAEAAEQRVAQLLRALRAAAVEVGEATVPVLADAEETLIAAAFELATAVVGVALEDRVAAARAAVVRVLDAAAADGRAGIVATVRMHPADVAALAGEELGVHLVPDPALAPGDATGDLPDGWLDARIGAALERAKEALS; from the coding sequence ATGTCGAATGACGTCGTCTTCTCGCCGCTGACCGTCCCGGTGCTCGCCGAGACGGAGCAGGAGCACGCCGCCCTGGAGGCCGCGCGGGCGCGCGGTTTCGCCGCCGGGTATGCGGAGGGCCTGCGAGTGGCGGCCGACGAGCAGGCCGCATGGCTGGCGCGGGCGGAGGAGCGGCGTGCACGGGAGGCCGAGGCGGCCGAGCAGCGGGTCGCACAGCTCCTCCGGGCCCTGCGCGCGGCCGCCGTGGAGGTCGGCGAGGCGACCGTCCCGGTGCTGGCGGACGCGGAGGAGACGCTGATCGCAGCTGCTTTCGAGCTCGCCACTGCGGTGGTCGGCGTCGCGCTCGAGGACCGCGTGGCGGCGGCGCGGGCGGCGGTCGTGCGGGTGCTCGACGCGGCGGCCGCCGACGGCCGGGCGGGCATCGTCGCGACGGTGCGCATGCACCCCGCGGATGTCGCCGCTCTGGCGGGGGAGGAGCTGGGCGTGCACCTGGTGCCCGACCCGGCGCTCGCCCCGGGCGACGCGACCGGCGACCTGCCGGACGGCTGGCTCGACGCGCGCATCGGCGCGGCGCTGGAACGGGCGAAGGAGGCACTGTCGTGA
- the fliG gene encoding flagellar motor switch protein FliG, producing the protein MTDVRNQSQLSGPQKVAIVLMNMDQQRAAQVMKQFSDEEADEITAEILRLRRVDPSVAEKALGEFHDLATRGTVGARGGRDIAVGLLEASFGAERATGVLNRVASSMAGKQFEFLDTVEPSQVQMLLAGELPQTSALVLAHLRADHASRILSGLDEETRTEVAHAIATMGSPSPDAVRVVADTLKQRAGAVVAARTSTDSVGGVQPLVEIINRADAATEKALLEALERRDPELADEVRSRMLTFEDIVRLEARDVQQVLRGVDAAVLAVAMKGAPSSVEQVIVDNLSERNREVLADEVRLLGPVRMSQVEDARAAIVRAIRDLEATGAITVQRGDEDAYVE; encoded by the coding sequence ATGACCGACGTCCGCAACCAGAGCCAGCTCAGCGGCCCGCAGAAGGTCGCGATCGTGCTGATGAACATGGACCAGCAGCGCGCGGCCCAGGTGATGAAGCAGTTCTCGGACGAGGAGGCCGACGAGATCACGGCCGAGATCCTCCGGCTGCGCCGTGTCGACCCGAGCGTCGCCGAGAAGGCGCTGGGCGAGTTCCACGACCTGGCGACCCGCGGGACCGTGGGCGCGCGGGGCGGCCGAGACATCGCCGTCGGCCTGCTGGAGGCGTCGTTCGGCGCCGAGCGCGCCACCGGCGTGCTGAACCGCGTCGCGTCGAGCATGGCGGGCAAGCAGTTCGAGTTCCTCGACACCGTCGAGCCGTCGCAGGTGCAGATGCTCCTCGCGGGCGAGCTGCCGCAGACCAGCGCGCTCGTGCTCGCGCATCTCCGCGCCGACCACGCCTCGCGCATCCTGAGCGGGCTGGACGAGGAGACGCGGACCGAGGTCGCGCACGCCATCGCCACGATGGGGTCGCCGAGCCCCGACGCGGTCCGGGTCGTGGCCGACACCCTCAAGCAGCGGGCCGGCGCGGTCGTCGCGGCGCGCACCTCCACGGATTCGGTGGGAGGCGTGCAGCCGCTCGTCGAGATCATCAACCGTGCCGACGCCGCCACCGAGAAGGCGCTGCTGGAGGCGCTGGAGCGCCGTGACCCCGAGCTCGCGGACGAGGTGCGCTCGCGCATGCTGACCTTCGAGGACATCGTCCGGCTGGAGGCGCGCGACGTGCAGCAGGTGCTGCGCGGCGTCGACGCGGCCGTGCTCGCCGTGGCGATGAAGGGCGCGCCGTCGTCCGTCGAGCAGGTCATCGTGGACAACCTGTCGGAGCGCAACCGCGAGGTGCTCGCCGACGAGGTCCGCCTCCTCGGCCCGGTGCGGATGTCGCAGGTCGAGGACGCCCGCGCGGCGATCGTGCGCGCGATCCGCGACCTGGAGGCCACGGGCGCGATCACCGTGCAGCGCGGGGACGAGGACGCGTATGTCGAATGA